The Rathayibacter caricis DSM 15933 genomic sequence ACCCGACGGCCGCCGTCGCCGGCACGCCCACCGGCACCGCGCTCGAGCTGATCGACGCGCTCGAGCCGTTCGACCGCGGCCGCTACGCCGGCCCCGTGGGCTGGATCGACGGTCGCGGCGACGGGGAGTGGGCCGTGGGCCTCCGCAGCGCCCAGATCGCTCCGGACGGCGCGGTCACAGCCTGGGCCGGCGCCGGCATCGTCGCCGACAGCGACCCCGACGCCGAACTCGCGGAGACGCGGATCAAGTTCCGTCCGGTGCAGGACGCTCTGAGCTGAGCGTCACCGGGCCTCCTCGACCCGGCACGCGCAGCGGTCACTCCTCGCGGAGTGGTGACGGCGGATGGTCCGATCCGAGTCGTGGAACAAGTGCCGCAGCTGTCGCCGACGGCCGCGTCGTGATGCGACGGCCTGTCGGCGTCGTCCAGTCCGCGACCCCGTCGGAATGCAGGACGTACGTCCAGCGGTCCCCGTGTCGGACGTGGTGGTGCGCGACGCAGAGCGAGGCGAGGTTCGAGGGTGTCGTCTCGCCGCCGTTCCGCCACTCGATGGTGTGATCGGCTTCCGCGGCGGTCGCCGACCGGGTGCAGCCCGGGAATCGACAGGTCCGGTCCCGCAGTCGGACGAGCAGGCGCATCGGCGGAGGCGGCGTGCGGTGCGCTCGCCCGACCGAGACGATCACGCCCGTCCTCGGGTCGGTCCGAACCGGGGTAAATGTCGCGTCCGCTCCGACGAGATCGCGGGCGGCGTCGGCGGGGACGAGCCCGTAGCCGTCCAGATCGACCGCGGCGTCGTCGGATCCGGAAGCGGTGGCGTCCGACATCATCAGCCTCACCTCGGCGCGGATGCCGGGCGCGAAGGTCGTGGAGAGCTCGTCGGACGGAACCGTACCGGCCACCTCGCCGTGGCACAGCAGGTCGCCGAGCGCATCGGCTCGCAGCTGCGCGAGAGTGCGCAGGTCCTCGTCGCAGCGGAGCTCGCGGGCGATCCTGTCGAGGCGTGTCAGGGCGCCGACCGCGATCGGCGCCGGTAGGCGGGCGCAGAGCGTCGCCATCCCGTCATCGTCGGACGTGATCCACACCGACCTGTCCGCTCGAGCGCGTGCGTGCCGCTCGGCGAGCGGCTGCTCGTGCAACTCCTCTCGCAGCTGCGCGAGCGCGCGCCTCAGCTGCGTCGGGGTCATCGCGACGGCGAGCTCTGCCGCGCGGGCGTCGAACTCGGCGCGGGATCGGGGCGGGAGGGTGGCCGCGACCGAGCAGACGATCCTGCCCGCTTCCCATCGCATCCGAGCCGCGCCGAGAGAGGCGCGCGTCCGCGGGAGCTCCTCGACCAGCAGCCGAGCGTGCTCGATCTCGCGCGAGGCGACCCGCTCGGACACCTGCAGCACCACGGCGAACTCGGCTCGGATGGATCGCTCCACCAGGCCGGGCGACTCGCTCCGCCCGCGTGCGAACCATTCCGGGCAGGCGAGAGCCGCCACGTAGCCCGCGTGCAGCGCTTCGGCGGCCGCGAGCAGGACCGGCGCGGCACTGAGCGCCAGCTCGGCCGCGCGGTCGCCGTGCGCCCGAACCTCCCGCAGCGCCGCCTCCGCTGCCCCTGTTCCTGCCATGCGCCGAGTCAAGCCGGGTCCGCCGCAACCCGTTCCGCCCGGTCACGGATCAGTGGAAGAACGTCGTACCGTCCCCTTGGGGAGGAGCGACGCCATCGTCCCGATCGACCGTGCTCTCAGCGCCCCAGCGGGATCTCCACGATCCCCGGCCCGTCGCCCGGCGCCGTCAGCGCCTGCTCCAGCTCACCGCGCGTCGAGACCCGCGAGTACGCCCATCCGTATGCCCGCGCCAGCGACTCCAGATCCACGGACTGCGGAGTGAACTGCACCCGGTCGAACGCGTCCGGGGCAGAGCTCGACGCGACCTCCAGGCCGTCGAAGATCGTGCCTCCCCCGTCGTTCACCACGACGAGCTGCACGCGCGGCCTCCGCTCGCCGGGGGCGAGCATCAGCCCGCCCGCCTCGTGCAGCAGCGTGAGATCGCCGAGGACGACACGCGTCACTCCGGCGGCCCCCCGCTCGCCCGCCTGCGAGGCCACGGCGATGCCGAGCGCGGTCGAGACGGTCCCGTCGATCCCCGCGAGGCCGCGGTTGGAGTGCACGGTGATCTTCTTCCCCGGCAGCGACCCGTCGGCCACGCGGATGAGGCGCGAAGCCCCGAAGAGCAGGCGGTCGTGCGGCCAGGTCACGCGCCAGACCGCTGACACCACGAATTCGCGGGTCAGCGGCGCGCGCACGGCGGCGAGGGCGTTGCGGGCGAAGCCGCGGCGGTCCTCCAGCGACATCGTGCCGCCGTCGGCGACCTCGGGCAGGGCGTCGGGGTCGACGACGAGCGCGCGGCTGCGGAACACCCACGACCCGGCCCAGGCGCGCTCGGCGCGGTCGGGGCGCGGCGAGTCGGAGGGGCGCTGCACCTCGATCCCGGCGACCCGGCGCGCACGGCGGCCCGGGTTGTAGAACTGCGGGCGGCCGCGGTCGACGACGATCACCTCGACGTCGTCCCGGCGCAGGAGCTCCGGCACCTCGCGCGAGAGCGTCGGGTGGCCGAACACGATCGCGCGGCGGACGCGTCCGCCGAAGTCGGCCTCACCCAGCAGCCGGCGCCAGGCGACGACGAGCTGCGGTCCGAAACGGGCGCCGGAGGAGACCTCGGCGAGCAGCGGCCAGTCGCCCGCGCGCGCGACGGCCTCCGCGACGTCGCCCGCCTTGTCTCCGGCGATGACGACCGTCAGCGGCTCGTCGGGACCGGCGGCGACCCGCTCGACCTCCTCCGAGGGCCCTGCGGCGAGCGGCTCGGCCGCCGGCGGGATCTCGAACTCCGGCAGGCGCGAGGACAGCGGATCGCGGAACGCGAGATTCAGGTGCACCGGCCCGCCCGGATGCAGCGCCGCCGAGAAGGCGCGGTCGGCGAGCGCCGCGGTCTCCTCCGGCAGCGACGAGGGCCCGGGCGCGGCGACGTCCTCGAACAGCCGCACGGCGCGGCCGTACAGCTCGCGCTGCTCCGTCGTCTGGTTCGAGCGGATGCCGCGCAGCTCGTCCGGGCGGTCGGCGGTGAGCACGATCAGCGGCACGTCCGAGGCGTCCGCCTCGAGCACGGCGGGGTGCAGGTTCGCGGTCGCGGTCCCGGAGGTGGTCATCACCAGCGCGGGCAGCCCCGTCTCGAGCGCGAGCCCGAGGGCGAGGAATCCGGCCGAGCGCTCGTCGACGCGCACGTGCAGGCGGATCGCTCCGCGGGTCTCGAGCTCGGCGGCGACGAGTGCCAGGGCCTGCGACCGCGATCCGGGAGCGACGACGACGTCGCGGACGCCGAGCGCGACGAAGCGGGTGAGGAGGTCGACCGCGGAACGGGTGGAGGGCGCGACCGGGGGGTGCTCAGGCATCCCGTCGGCCGGGGCCGTCGGACTTGTCGGGGTCGTCGAGGTCGGCCAGGTCGCGCTCGAGCTGGGCGATGCGCTCGGCCTGCTCGCGCTCCTTCTCGGGATCGCGCTCCTGGCGGATCGTGCCGAGGAAGTCGGGGTCGTCGTCGGGAGCCGTGAAGCGCCGGCCCGCCGAGCGGTCCTTGCGCGGTCGCCCGATCCAGAACCACAGGCCCGCGCCGATCAGCGGCAGCAGGAGGACGACCAGGATCCAGGACCACTTCGGGATCGCGCGCACCGCGTGCCGGTTGCTCATCGCGACGTCGATCACGGTGTAGACCGTGAAGACGGCGAGGGCCACGAGCAGGCCGATGAAGAGGCGGATCACGGAATTCAGTCTACGTCCGCACGCTGTTCGCCGACCGGGCGCTCGGAGGCTGGACAGGAGCCTCCCGGGGTGCTCACGGACGGGTGTGCAGCGGTCCTCGCGCAGGGGCCCGACGTACACTGTCCCGGTGAAACTCAGCCGCGCCGTCGTCGTCTACTCGCTCCTGCGTCTGGCGATGTTCGCCGGTGTCTTCGTGCTGGTGTACCTGCCGGCGCGCACGTTCCTCGACTCCGATCTCACCGCCGCGGTGACGGCGGGAGTGATCGCCGCCGTCGCGAGCATGTCGCTGTCGTACATCGTGCTGCGCAAGCCCCGCGAGACCATCGCGCAGGCGATCTACGAGCGTCGCAAGGACGTGCCGCGCGCTCCGACCGACGACGACATCGAGGACGCCGCCGTCGACCGCTCGCGCGAGGAGCGCTAGAAGCGAGGAACGCCGGCGCAGCGCCTCAGAACGCGAGCGCCGCCGCGAGGATCGCCGCGTAGGCGAGCCCGCCCAGGCTCGTCAGCTGCAGCGCCAGGATCAGCTCCTTCGCCGTGCGCGCCGTCAGGGTGATGAGGATCGCCGGCAGGATCGCGAGCAGCACGAACAGTGTGAGCCACGCGAGCGGGTAGAACAGCGCCAGGATCACCGAGATGCCGAACGGCACCAGCACGAACGCGCTGTAGAGCGCGCGGGCCACGGTCGGTCCGACGATCACGGCGAGCGTGCGCTTGCCCGAGGCGCGGTCGGTGGGGATGTCGCGGATGTTGTTGACCATCAGGACCGCGCAGGCGAAGAGGCCCGCGGCGACCGCGCCGAGCCACGACTCCTGGTTGGTGCGGCCGATCTGCACGAAGGTCGTGCCGACGGTGGCGACGAGGCCGAAGAAGACGAAGACGAAGACGTCGCCGAGTCCGAGATAGCCGTAGGGACGGCGTCCGCCGGTGTAGAACCAGCCGGCGGCGATCGCGGCGGCGCCGACGAGCAGGAACCACCAGTGGCCCGAGAGCACGGTCAGCACGAGGCCCGCGAGGGCGGCGAGGCCGAAGAAGACGAGCGCGACCGTCAGCACGTGCTTCGGCTTCGCGGCTCCGGAGCCGGTGAGGCGCGAGGGGCCGACGCGGTTCGCATCGGTGCCGCGCACGCCGTCCGAGTAGTCGTTCGCGTAGTTCACGCCGATCTGCAGGGCGAGCGAGACGGCGAGGCAGAGCAGGGCGCGCACCCAGTGCCAGCCCTCGTCGGTGACCTGCGTGGCTCCGGTGCCGATGAGCACGGGAGCGATCGCGAGCGGCAGGGTGCGCAGGCGCGCTCCGGCGATCCACTCGCGCGCGCCGGCCGGCGCCACCTGGACCTTCTGCGGGTTGCCGCCCGGACGGCCGCTCCGGGGCTTCGCCTGCGGCTTCTTCTTGCGACTCGTACTCGACACGGAGGGAATCCTACCGAGACGCCTCAGTCCGCGGTCGCGGCGAGGCCCTCCAGCGCACGGCGGTCCGGCTTGCCGGAGGCGAGCAGCGGCACGGCCTCCACGCGCACGACCGCGACGGGCCGAGCGACCCGGCCGAGAGCCTCCTGCACGACCGCCCTGACCTCGGCGAGCACGGGGACGGGAGCCGCGGCGGTCACGACGACCGGCACCTCGCCCCACTCGGCGTCGGCCCGGCGCACGACGACCGCGTCGGGGACGGGGCCGTCGCGCAGCACCTTCTCGACCGCGTCGAGCGAGACCTTCTCGCCGCCCGAGACGATCACGCGGTCGAGACGGCCGGTGACGCGGAGTCGACCGTCGACCAGCTCGCCCGCGTCGCCCGTCCGGTACCAGCGCTCCCCCGCGACGCTGCTGAAGGCGGAGGCGGTGCGGTCGACGTCCAATCCGCCGTCGGCGTCGAGGTAGCCCTCGGCGAGGGTCGGGCCGCCGAGCAGCACCTGGCCGTCGTCGATCCGGACGCGCACGTCGCGCAGCGGCGACCCGTCGTAGACGCAGCCGCCCGCGGTCTCGCTCGATCCGTAGGTCAGGCGGACCTGCACGCCCAGCGCGGCGGCACGCTCGCGCAGGGGTCGCGGCGCCGCCTGTCCGCCGATCAGCAGCGCGTCGAAGGAGCGGAGAGTCGCGGCCTCGGCCGGATCCGCCTCCGCTGCGTCGAGCAGCCGCGCGAGCTGCACCGGCACGAGGGAGGAGTATCGCCTCTCCCCCGCGGGCATCGTGCGCGCGAGCGCCAGGAACGCGAGCGGATCGAAGTGCCCCTCCGGCAACACGACGGGATCGGCGTCGGCGGTGATCGAGCGCACGAGCACCTGCACGCCGGCGATGTAGTGCGTGGGGAGGCACAGCAGCCAGCGGCCCGGTCCGCCGAGCTCGGTGAGGGTGGCGGCGGCGCTGGTCAGCAGCGCCCCGGTCGCGAGAGCGACGCGCTTGGGCGGACCGGAGGAGCCGGAGGTCTCGACCACGACGGCCACGCGCTGCGGGACCACCGCGGCGACGACTCCGGACGCTCCGGGCGCGGCGACGCGGATCGCCGGGCCGCTGCCGTCGAGGGCGGCGCGCAGGGCGATCAGCACCCGCTCCGGAGCGGAGTCGACCGCGATCAGCTCCCGGGTCATGCGCTCAGAACTGCCACGGGAACGGCGACCAGTCGGGATCGCGCTTCTCGAGGAAGGAGTCGCGGCCCTCGACGGCCTCGTCGGTGCCGTAGGCGAGGCGCGTCGTCTCGCCGGCGAACAGCTGCTGGCCGACGAGTCCGTCGTCGACCGCGTTGAAGGCGTACTTGAGCATGCGGATGGCGGTGGGCGACTTGGTCAGGATCGTCTCGGCCCACTCCAGCGCCGTCGTCTCGAGCTCCGCGTGCGGCACGACCGCGTTCACCGCGCCCATCTCGTACGCGCGCTGCGCCGAGTACTCGCGGGCGAGGAAGAACACCTCGCGGGCGGCCTTCTGCCCGATCTGGCGGGCGAAGTACGCCGAGCCGTAGCCGGCGTCGAACGACCCGACGTCGGCGTCCGTCTGCTTGAAGCGGCCGTGCTCGGCCGAGGCGATCGTGAGGTCGCAGACCACGTGCAAGGAGTGGCCGCCGCCCGCCGCCCAGCCGGGGACCGCCGCGAGGACGACCTTGGGCATGAAGCGGATGAGGCGCTGCACCTCGAGGATGTGCAGGCGGCCCGAGCGCGCCGCGTCGATCCCCTCGGCCGTCTCGCCGTCGGAGTAGCGGTAGCCGTCGCGCCCCCGGATGCGCTGGTCGCCGCCGGAGCAGAACGCCCAGCCGCCGTCCTTCGGGCTCGGGCCGTTGCCGGTGAGGATCACGACGCCGATGCGCGGATTGATCCGCGCATCCTCGAGGGCGTTGTAGAGCTCGTCGACCGTGCGCGGCCGGAACGCGTTGCGCACCTCCGGGCGGTCGAAGGCGACGCGGGCGATGCGCCCGGTGCGGTCGTGGTGGTAGGTGATGTCCTCGAGAGCGTCGAAGCCGCGGACCGGCTCCCACCGGCTCGCGTCGAACAGCTCGGAAACCTGCGTGCTCATGCCCTCGACCCTACTGTCGCGGGCCGAGCGGACGCCGGGGCCAGCAAGACGTGGATCTCGAGACGCGCGCTCCTCGATCAGCACCCTTGCTGGTCGAGTAGCCGCCGCAGGCGGCGTATCGAGACCAGAGCCCGGCAGCACGCGAAGAGGGACCCCGCGTACGCGGGATCCCTCTGTCGTCAGTGCTGCGGAGTGCTACTTCGCGGTGGAGGTGCGGCGGTTCTCGGCCGACACCATCCAGGCGAACTGCTCCAGGCTCTGGATGATCGCGTGCAGGAGGTCCGCGCTGGTCGGGTCCTCCTCGTCCACCTGGTCGTGCACCTCGCGCATGGTGGCGGCGGTGTTCTCGAGGCGGATGGTGACGAGGTCGACCGTCTCGGCGGTGTCGATCTCGCCGTGCGGGTACTCGGGCAGCGTGGTGGTCGCCGCGACGGTGTCGCTGCGGCCGTCCGGGATCCCGTGCAGCGCGCGCATGCGCTCGGCGATGTCGTCGCTGAACTCGCGCGCGGCCTCGATGATCTCGTCGAGCTGCAGGTGCAGGTCGCGGAAGTTCTTGCCGACGACGTTCCAGTGCGCCTGCTTGCCCTGCACGTGGAGCTCGATCAGGTCGACGAGGACGATCTGGAGGCTGTCGAGCAGCTCCTTCGAGGCCTTGAAGCCCTTCTCGGCGTTCTGACGACGGCTGGTCTTGGCTCCGGAGCCGGCGGGGGCTTCGACGTGGCGTTCGAGGGTGGTGGTCATGGACCATTCCTTTCTCTTGACGGTGTCGGGGTGATCCCCTCCATCGAGTGTGACTGCTGTGGCTGGACGGCGCCCGGACGGGGGCCGTGAGCGAAGGGGGGTTGACTCCGGGCGCGCAGGACGGCTCAGATCGTGGCGACGGACCCGGAGTCGACCCGGTAGTTCGACCCGTTCACGAACGAGGCGCGGTCGGAGCAGAGGAACGCGATCACGGCGGCGACCTCGTCGGTCTCGCCGCGGCGCTTGAGCTCCATGTACGGCCGCTCCTCGTCGAGGAACGACGAGATCGCCTCGTCGGTCGACGTGCCGCGCTGCTCCGCGCGCTTCTGCATCATGGCGTCGGTCATGGGGCTGCGGATGAACGCGGGCGAGACCGCGTTCACGAGCAGGCCCTCGAGGGCGTACGAGCGCGAGAGGCCCTTGGCGAGGGCGAGCACGCCGGCCTTCGCGGCGCAGTACGGCAGCTCGTCGTCGTAGGGCTGCACCGCGTCCTCGGAGGCGACGAGCACGAGGCGCCCCCATCCTCCGTGACGCAGGTCGGGGAGGAACTCGCGCACCAGCCGGACCGGCCCGAGCAGGTCGGTCTCGAGGGTGCTGGTCCAGCCCTCGTCGTCGATCTCGTGGAAGAGACCCTGGGCGCCGGTCACTCCGGCGCTCTGCACGAGGATGTCGATCTCTCCGACGGCCTCGGCGACCTTCGCGTGGAGAGCGGCGAGCTCCTCGACGCTCGTGACGTCGGCGGCGAAGGCGTGCAGGCGTCCCTCCGGTGCGTCGAGCCCTGCGGCTGCGGCGTCGAGCTTCTCCTGGTCGCGGTCCGAGATCACGACGGTCGCCCCCTCCGCGAGGAGGAGCGTCGCGGTGGCGAGTCCGATGCCGGAGTCCGCTCCGGTGACGAGGGCGGTGCGTCCGGTGATTCCTAAGTCCATGCCTCCGGTCTACGCTCCCCCGCCCGAGCCGCTCAACGACTTGCGCCGAACACCTCCACAGGTCTACCGCGCGTGGGGGTGTCGATCGCGAAGACGCCGCCCGAGAGCGGGGAGTCGACGAGCTGCTGCTCCTCGAGCTTCTCGCGCGCGGTGCCGACGAACAGCGTCGAGAGGTCTGCGCCGCCGAAGCCCAGCCCGGTCACGTTCGGCGCGGGGATCGCGATCTCGTCGAGGAGCTCCCCCTCGGGGCTCCAGCGCAGCACGGCGCTCTCGCCGTTCGCGCCGGTCCAGAAGCAGCCGTCGACGTCGAGCGCGAGTCCGTCGAACGAGCGGCCGACGAGGAACGGCTCGGGTTCGCCGAGCTCGTCGCCGTAGGAGCAGCGGAAGACGGTCGAGACGCTCGTGTCGGTGAAGTAGAAGGTCGCGCCGTCGTCGGACCACTCGAACCCGTTCGCCACTCCGAAGCCGCCGAGCAGCGTCTCCAGGCGCCCGGAGGCGTCGATCCGGTAGAGCGCGCCGTCCTGCTCCTCGGTGGTGAGGTTCATCGATCCCGCGACGAAGCGCCCGGAGGGGTCGCACTTGCCCTCGTTCATCCGGAGGCCGGCGTGCAGGTGCTCGATCGGAGCGAGCTCGCGCTCGATCGCGAAGGCGTCGTCGAGCAGCACGATCCGGTCGCCCAGGGCCGCGACGAAGCCGCCCCCGCGCGCCGGCTGGAAGGATCCCAGCGGCGCCTCGACGGGCACGACCAGGTCGTCGGAGCCGTCGACGGCACCGTCGATCGCGCTCGCGTGGATCGTGCCGGTCGAGATGTCGCACCACAGCAGTCGGCCGTCGAGCCAGAACGGGCTCTCGACCAGGATCGCCCTCGTGTCGCGGAACAGCCGTGCAGTCAGCTCGCTCATGAACTCCTCCTCTTGCCGCTCCCGGGCTTCCTGGCCCCGGGCTTCCTCGACCCGACCTTCTCGGGCGCGAGCTCCTCGATCGTGATCGCCGCGTTGACGAGCGCCAGGTGGCTGAGGCCCTGCGGGAGGTTGCCCCAGAAGGCCAGGTCGTCGGTCGCGACCATCTCGGACATGATGCCGACGTCGTTGGGCAGGGTGGCGACCAGCTCGTCCATCAGCGCGATCGCCTCGTCGTGCCGCCCGACGCAGGCGAGCGCCGACGCCAGCCAGAACGAGCAGGCGACGAACGGATGCTCCTCGCCCTCCATCCCGGAGTAGCGGAACATCAGCGCGCCGCGGCCGAGCTCGCCCACCAGGGCGTCGATCGTCGAGATCATCCGCTCGCCGCGCTCGTACCCGCTCGGAGCGTGCAGCAGCACCGAGGCGTCGAGCTCCGAGGAGCCCGGGTACATCACGTACGAACCCAGATCGTCCGACCAGCAGCGCTCCTCGATCCACTCGCGCAGGCGGTCGCGCTCGAAGCGCCAGCGGTCGGGGCTGCCCGGGATCTGGCCGAGCTCGGCGAGGTGGACGGCGGCGTCGAGCGCCTGCCAGCAGCCCATCTTGGAGGACGTGTAGTGCTGCTCCTCCTCGAGCTCCCACATGCCCGCGTCGCGGTTGCGCCAGAGGTCGCAGGTGGTGTCGGCGACGCGCGAGAGCAGCCGCCCGGTCTGGATGTCGAGCACGTTGCCCGAGTCGACGTAGATGCGGCAGATGTCGAAGAGGTCGCCGAAGACGCCGAGCTGCAGCTGGTTCTGCGCGCCGTTGCCCGAGACGACCGGTCCGATGCCGGCCCAGCCGGGCACGTCGTACTCCGTCACTCCGGAGGGCAGGGACCCGTCGAGGCCGTAGAAGATGTGCAGGTCGG encodes the following:
- a CDS encoding SMP-30/gluconolactonase/LRE family protein, whose amino-acid sequence is MSELTARLFRDTRAILVESPFWLDGRLLWCDISTGTIHASAIDGAVDGSDDLVVPVEAPLGSFQPARGGGFVAALGDRIVLLDDAFAIERELAPIEHLHAGLRMNEGKCDPSGRFVAGSMNLTTEEQDGALYRIDASGRLETLLGGFGVANGFEWSDDGATFYFTDTSVSTVFRCSYGDELGEPEPFLVGRSFDGLALDVDGCFWTGANGESAVLRWSPEGELLDEIAIPAPNVTGLGFGGADLSTLFVGTAREKLEEQQLVDSPLSGGVFAIDTPTRGRPVEVFGASR
- a CDS encoding DUF4229 domain-containing protein, yielding MKLSRAVVVYSLLRLAMFAGVFVLVYLPARTFLDSDLTAAVTAGVIAAVASMSLSYIVLRKPRETIAQAIYERRKDVPRAPTDDDIEDAAVDRSREER
- a CDS encoding 1,4-dihydroxy-2-naphthoyl-CoA synthase produces the protein MSTQVSELFDASRWEPVRGFDALEDITYHHDRTGRIARVAFDRPEVRNAFRPRTVDELYNALEDARINPRIGVVILTGNGPSPKDGGWAFCSGGDQRIRGRDGYRYSDGETAEGIDAARSGRLHILEVQRLIRFMPKVVLAAVPGWAAGGGHSLHVVCDLTIASAEHGRFKQTDADVGSFDAGYGSAYFARQIGQKAAREVFFLAREYSAQRAYEMGAVNAVVPHAELETTALEWAETILTKSPTAIRMLKYAFNAVDDGLVGQQLFAGETTRLAYGTDEAVEGRDSFLEKRDPDWSPFPWQF
- a CDS encoding PLDc N-terminal domain-containing protein is translated as MIRLFIGLLVALAVFTVYTVIDVAMSNRHAVRAIPKWSWILVVLLLPLIGAGLWFWIGRPRKDRSAGRRFTAPDDDPDFLGTIRQERDPEKEREQAERIAQLERDLADLDDPDKSDGPGRRDA
- a CDS encoding HNH endonuclease signature motif containing protein, with the translated sequence MAGTGAAEAALREVRAHGDRAAELALSAAPVLLAAAEALHAGYVAALACPEWFARGRSESPGLVERSIRAEFAVVLQVSERVASREIEHARLLVEELPRTRASLGAARMRWEAGRIVCSVAATLPPRSRAEFDARAAELAVAMTPTQLRRALAQLREELHEQPLAERHARARADRSVWITSDDDGMATLCARLPAPIAVGALTRLDRIARELRCDEDLRTLAQLRADALGDLLCHGEVAGTVPSDELSTTFAPGIRAEVRLMMSDATASGSDDAAVDLDGYGLVPADAARDLVGADATFTPVRTDPRTGVIVSVGRAHRTPPPPMRLLVRLRDRTCRFPGCTRSATAAEADHTIEWRNGGETTPSNLASLCVAHHHVRHGDRWTYVLHSDGVADWTTPTGRRITTRPSATAAALVPRLGSDHPPSPLREE
- a CDS encoding AMP-binding protein produces the protein MTRELIAVDSAPERVLIALRAALDGSGPAIRVAAPGASGVVAAVVPQRVAVVVETSGSSGPPKRVALATGALLTSAAATLTELGGPGRWLLCLPTHYIAGVQVLVRSITADADPVVLPEGHFDPLAFLALARTMPAGERRYSSLVPVQLARLLDAAEADPAEAATLRSFDALLIGGQAAPRPLRERAAALGVQVRLTYGSSETAGGCVYDGSPLRDVRVRIDDGQVLLGGPTLAEGYLDADGGLDVDRTASAFSSVAGERWYRTGDAGELVDGRLRVTGRLDRVIVSGGEKVSLDAVEKVLRDGPVPDAVVVRRADAEWGEVPVVVTAAAPVPVLAEVRAVVQEALGRVARPVAVVRVEAVPLLASGKPDRRALEGLAATAD
- a CDS encoding 1,4-dihydroxy-2-naphthoate polyprenyltransferase, which gives rise to MSSTSRKKKPQAKPRSGRPGGNPQKVQVAPAGAREWIAGARLRTLPLAIAPVLIGTGATQVTDEGWHWVRALLCLAVSLALQIGVNYANDYSDGVRGTDANRVGPSRLTGSGAAKPKHVLTVALVFFGLAALAGLVLTVLSGHWWFLLVGAAAIAAGWFYTGGRRPYGYLGLGDVFVFVFFGLVATVGTTFVQIGRTNQESWLGAVAAGLFACAVLMVNNIRDIPTDRASGKRTLAVIVGPTVARALYSAFVLVPFGISVILALFYPLAWLTLFVLLAILPAILITLTARTAKELILALQLTSLGGLAYAAILAAALAF
- the menD gene encoding 2-succinyl-5-enolpyruvyl-6-hydroxy-3-cyclohexene-1-carboxylic-acid synthase — its product is MPEHPPVAPSTRSAVDLLTRFVALGVRDVVVAPGSRSQALALVAAELETRGAIRLHVRVDERSAGFLALGLALETGLPALVMTTSGTATANLHPAVLEADASDVPLIVLTADRPDELRGIRSNQTTEQRELYGRAVRLFEDVAAPGPSSLPEETAALADRAFSAALHPGGPVHLNLAFRDPLSSRLPEFEIPPAAEPLAAGPSEEVERVAAGPDEPLTVVIAGDKAGDVAEAVARAGDWPLLAEVSSGARFGPQLVVAWRRLLGEADFGGRVRRAIVFGHPTLSREVPELLRRDDVEVIVVDRGRPQFYNPGRRARRVAGIEVQRPSDSPRPDRAERAWAGSWVFRSRALVVDPDALPEVADGGTMSLEDRRGFARNALAAVRAPLTREFVVSAVWRVTWPHDRLLFGASRLIRVADGSLPGKKITVHSNRGLAGIDGTVSTALGIAVASQAGERGAAGVTRVVLGDLTLLHEAGGLMLAPGERRPRVQLVVVNDGGGTIFDGLEVASSSAPDAFDRVQFTPQSVDLESLARAYGWAYSRVSTRGELEQALTAPGDGPGIVEIPLGR
- a CDS encoding SDR family NAD(P)-dependent oxidoreductase, coding for MDLGITGRTALVTGADSGIGLATATLLLAEGATVVISDRDQEKLDAAAAGLDAPEGRLHAFAADVTSVEELAALHAKVAEAVGEIDILVQSAGVTGAQGLFHEIDDEGWTSTLETDLLGPVRLVREFLPDLRHGGWGRLVLVASEDAVQPYDDELPYCAAKAGVLALAKGLSRSYALEGLLVNAVSPAFIRSPMTDAMMQKRAEQRGTSTDEAISSFLDEERPYMELKRRGETDEVAAVIAFLCSDRASFVNGSNYRVDSGSVATI
- a CDS encoding Dps family protein; translated protein: MTTTLERHVEAPAGSGAKTSRRQNAEKGFKASKELLDSLQIVLVDLIELHVQGKQAHWNVVGKNFRDLHLQLDEIIEAAREFSDDIAERMRALHGIPDGRSDTVAATTTLPEYPHGEIDTAETVDLVTIRLENTAATMREVHDQVDEEDPTSADLLHAIIQSLEQFAWMVSAENRRTSTAK